From a single Sorghum bicolor cultivar BTx623 chromosome 5, Sorghum_bicolor_NCBIv3, whole genome shotgun sequence genomic region:
- the LOC8070216 gene encoding pentatricopeptide repeat-containing protein At1g09190 has protein sequence MMDPLAMMHKPNGLGPFHTTAHRLRDSSARATGNGHCQPTVSPMPPAAGDPSPPPSFAPAAMTTPDGWHPRTAERRLLHLLHHSPLARGRPLELLAFAVRHALPCSPASPHHHALAALLLLSSPPPPALPLLRLLPPDPAPPLTLLNAAVKALSASSSPDDAFRLLSTLRRFHAPDRLTFLPLLGCASSFPVLSALHSLLLRLGFLSHHPITLALLKPYPMPHVRALFDDMPQKNKCTVAYNTLITACLKARDIRAARHLFDEMQRHRRSRRSVVSWNLIITGCARSGRDDMAVQCFERMVREGEVAPDDGTLVAVLPACGKTGNAGAGRWAHEYAKKSGLLEGTVHVANAVMDMYCKCGDVDSAREVFMTTPQRSVVSWNAMITGFSLNGHGVEGIDLFQKMMRHGVEPNAVTFLAVLGCCAHAGAVDIGREIFQSMVSEHGIEPAIEHYGCMVDLFGRCGLLEEAHALIQGMPMKPNAAIWGALLSACRAHAGLGTAEVALKELINLEPWNSGNYVLLANLYAETERWEEAGEVRRLMRRMSVNKAPGQSVMEEAQFQLTNSYQ, from the coding sequence atgatggacCCCCTCGCTATGATGCACAAGCCCAATGGGCTTGGCCCATTTCATACCACCGCCCACCGTTTGCGCGATTCCAGCGCCCGCGCAACTGGAAACGGCCATTGCCAACCAACCGTCTCGCCGATGCCGCCCGCCGCCGGCGATCCCTCGCCTCCCCCGTCCTTCGCCCCCGCCGCCATGACCACCCCAGACGGGTGGCACCCGCGCACGGCGGAGCGACGACTgcttcacctcctccaccacagCCCACTCGCCCGCGGCCGCCCGCTCGAGCTCCTCGCGTTCGCCGTCCGCCACGCGCTCCCCTGCTCCCCGGCGTCGCCGCACCACCACGCCCTCGCGGCGCTGCTGCTTCTCTCCTCCCCTCCGCCGCCCGCGCTGCCGCTCCTCCGCCTCCTCCCTCCCGATCCTGCACCCCCGCTGACGCTCCTCAACGCTGCCGTCAAGGCACTCTCCGCCTCCTCATCGCCGGACGATGCCTTCCGCCTCCTCTCTACGCTCCGCCGATTCCACGCGCCTGACCGCCTGACCTTCTTGCCCCTCCTCGGTTGCGCTTCCTCCTTTCCAGTCCTCTCCGCGCTGCActcgctcctcctccgcctcggctTCCTCTCACACCACCCCATCACCCTCGCTCTCCTCAAGCCATACCCGATGCCGCACGTCCGCGCCTTGTTCGACGATATGCCCCAAAAGAACAAGTGCACCGTCGCCTACAACACCCTCATCACGGCGTGCCTCAAGGCAAGGGACATCCGCGCCGCACGCCACCTGTTCGACGAAATGCAGCGGCACAGGCGATCTAGGAGGAGCGTCGTTTCCTGGAACCTTATAATCACCGGATGTGCACGCAGTGGACGAGATGACATGGCAGTGCAGTGTTTCGAGAGGATGGTCAGGGAAGGAGAGGTGGCGCCAGATGATGGGACCTTGGTGGCAGTGCTCCCAGCTTGTGGGAAGACGGGGAATGCTGGGGCAGGGAGGTGGGCACATGAGTATGCGAAGAAGAGTGGCTTGTTGGAGGGTACAGTGCATGTTGCAAATGCAGTGATGGATATGTACTGCAAGTGCGGTGATGTTGATAGTGCACGGGAGGTGTTTATGACGACGCCGCAGCGCAGTGTGGTGAGCTGGAACGCCATGATCACTGGATTCTCACTGAATGGTCATGGAGTTGAGGGGATTGATCTGTTCCAGAAGATGATGAGGCATGGAGTGGAGCCTAATGCTGTGACCTTCTTGGCAGTGCTTGGATGCTGTGCGCATGCTGGGGCAGTGGATATTGGGCGGGAGATCTTCCAGAGCATGGTTTCGGAGCATGGCATTGAACCAGCAATTGAACACTATGGGTGTATGGTGGATTTATTTGGAAGGTGTGGTCTCCTTGAGGAGGCACACGCACTGATTCAGGGGATGCCAATGAAGCCTAATGCTGCCATATGGGGAGCACTTTTAAGTGCATGTCGTGCTCATGCTGGGCTTGGCACTGCTGAGGTGGCTCTGAAGGAGCTTATCAATCTTGAACCATGGAACTCAGGGAACTATGTGTTGTTGGCCAATCTTTATGCGGAAACAGAGCGGTGGGAGGAGGCAGGAGAGGTGAGGAGATTAATGAGGAGGATGAGTGTGAATAAGGCTCCAGGGCAGAGCGTAATGGAAGAAGCTCAGTTTCAGTTGACAAATTCATACCAATAA